The Bacteroidales bacterium genome contains the following window.
GAAATCACTTTCAAAGCCTGGCTTTCAGAATTTGGGAGATTGGAAGATATCAACGAAACGATCAGTTTTGAAGCGCTGAAGAAATCCGGAACCATGGAAGAGCCGGTTTTGCTTACGCTGAAAGGCTTCACCGGAATTAATGGGAACATTGCCGAAGGCATTTACATTGGCGAGCCATTCCCCAATCCTTTTACAGAATCCACTGAAATTTCCTACCGCCTGAATAGTTCGGCACAAGTCAGGTTAAGCCTTTACAACAGTCGCGGGCAAATGCTGGGTATCGTCATGGATGAACAGAAAATTCCGGGATTGCACACTGCAACGATCCAGCGGAATAACCTGCCGCCGGGTGTTTATTTCTTCCGGATGGAGGTTTTCATTGCCGGCGAGGCAGTGCAGAAGAATGGGAAACTCATTATTAGCCAATAAGCCAAATTTAACAATAGAAAAATGCCACAAAGGCGCGAAGACACAAAGAATAGCGAACTTACTCCAGGAGCAACTCAGCGCCTTCGTGCCTTCGTGGCAAAACAAATCAAAATTCACAAAAAAAATCAATAACACTTAATTTTTTACACAAATGAAGAAAAGAATCCTTATCACAGTCGCAATTGCCTTTTTCATGGCAACAGTAAGTAATGCCAACGTTTGGCGAGTAAATAACATCTCTGGTTCCGGCGCTCATTTTGCCAGCATCAACGAAGCCAACAACTCCACCATGGTGCAACCGGGCGACACCTTGTACATCGAACCGTCAGCTACAGTTTATACGCTAGGAACCTTAACTAAACCGCTTACCATCATCGGAAACGGGTATTTTCTTGCCGAAAACCCCGAAACACAGGCCAATACAAATACTTCAGCAATTGCTGGAATATACTTCCAGACAGGTAGTTCCGGCTCTGCGATCATGGGATGCGCTTTAAATAGTCAATCCTACATTTACGTTTCAAATATCCGCATCGAAAGAAATTTCATTACCAGCACACTTAATATTTGGGCAAATAATCTTACTGATATCCTTATCATTGGTAATTTTGTTAATACTTTAATTTCTACTCAAAGCTATTCAGGAATTAATAATTTACTGATCAGTGGCAATTTTATCGAAAGAAGTGCCGGCAGTGCAGCAATCACTTTTGGAACAGAAGTTTCGGCTGTTATCGAAAACAACGTCATTCAGGGAGTTATTAC
Protein-coding sequences here:
- a CDS encoding T9SS type A sorting domain-containing protein, producing DNRLIGQNAFAVYYQGQWIGSLTQLHPGKGYIVELSNQSTLTYPDAAKSDAPEPEKEIISPTDEMPLANLQYNMMLIAQLELPDGTISLNSEDVIYAYSGEECRGMAIPHQEHNGAIFMSIGADVQVGEEITFKAWLSEFGRLEDINETISFEALKKSGTMEEPVLLTLKGFTGINGNIAEGIYIGEPFPNPFTESTEISYRLNSSAQVRLSLYNSRGQMLGIVMDEQKIPGLHTATIQRNNLPPGVYFFRMEVFIAGEAVQKNGKLIISQ